The Cyclobacteriaceae bacterium genome includes a region encoding these proteins:
- a CDS encoding fumarate reductase/succinate dehydrogenase flavoprotein subunit — MKLESKIPAGPLAEKWSKHKFSNKLVNPANKRKYDIIVVGTGLAGASAAASLGELGYNVQAFCFQDSPRRAHSIAAQGGINAAKNYQNDGDSVYRLFYDTIKGGDYRAREGNVHRLAEVSVNIIDQCVAQGVPFAREYGGTLANRSFGGSQVSRTFYARGQTGQQLLLGAYSALNRQIANGKVKMHTRSEMLDLVMVDGKARGIITRDLITGKVESHAAHAVILATGGYGNVFYLSTNAKGSNVTAAWRAHKKGALFGNPCFTQIHPTCIPVSGDHQSKLTLMSESLRNDGRVWAPKVAIKGLKAKDAAKIAEGDRDYFLERRYPSFGNLVPRDVASRNAKMVCDEGRGVGPTGLAVFLDFADAIKRDGRKVIEAKYGNLFDMYQQITGDNPYEMPMMIFPAVHYTMGGLWVDYNLMTTVPGLYAMGEANFSDHGANRLGASALMQGLADGYFVIPYTIGDYLAGMTWDKIGTDRPEFKQAIDAVNERVNKLLSIKGKKTVDEFHRELGHIMWEYCGMSRNEAGLKIAKGKIQELKKEFWSNVNVLGSAGELNQELEKAGRVADFIELGELMVDDAQSRSESCGGHFREESSTPDGEAMRKDDQFAYVAAWEYKGENVQEELHKEELIFENVKLTQRSYK, encoded by the coding sequence ATGAAGTTAGAATCAAAAATTCCTGCCGGACCCTTAGCCGAAAAATGGTCCAAGCATAAATTCAGTAACAAACTTGTCAACCCTGCCAATAAGCGCAAGTATGATATCATAGTAGTGGGTACAGGCTTGGCGGGTGCGTCAGCTGCCGCCTCTCTTGGAGAACTTGGATACAACGTTCAGGCATTTTGCTTTCAGGATAGCCCCCGCAGAGCTCACTCCATTGCTGCTCAGGGTGGTATCAATGCCGCAAAAAATTATCAGAATGACGGCGACAGTGTCTATCGTTTGTTTTATGATACTATAAAGGGTGGTGACTATCGTGCACGCGAAGGCAATGTTCATCGTCTCGCCGAAGTCAGTGTAAATATTATTGATCAGTGTGTTGCCCAAGGTGTTCCCTTTGCCCGTGAATACGGTGGTACGCTTGCTAACCGTTCCTTCGGTGGATCCCAGGTATCCCGTACATTCTATGCACGCGGTCAGACCGGACAACAATTATTATTAGGAGCTTACTCTGCCCTGAATCGTCAGATTGCGAATGGCAAAGTAAAGATGCACACTCGTTCTGAAATGCTTGACCTTGTCATGGTCGACGGAAAAGCACGTGGAATTATCACACGCGATCTTATTACCGGAAAAGTAGAATCTCATGCAGCACATGCTGTTATCCTTGCCACCGGCGGATATGGAAACGTATTTTATCTCTCTACAAATGCAAAGGGTTCAAATGTAACCGCTGCATGGAGAGCTCACAAGAAGGGTGCTTTGTTCGGCAATCCTTGCTTTACACAAATTCACCCAACGTGTATTCCTGTATCAGGTGATCATCAGTCCAAACTGACATTGATGTCTGAATCATTGAGAAATGACGGACGCGTGTGGGCACCAAAAGTTGCAATCAAAGGACTGAAGGCGAAGGATGCTGCCAAGATTGCTGAAGGCGATCGTGATTATTTTCTTGAAAGACGCTATCCTTCCTTTGGTAATCTTGTTCCACGCGATGTTGCTTCCCGCAACGCCAAGATGGTATGTGATGAAGGTCGTGGAGTAGGGCCAACAGGTCTCGCCGTATTCCTTGACTTCGCCGATGCTATCAAGCGTGATGGAAGAAAAGTGATCGAAGCAAAGTATGGTAATCTTTTTGACATGTATCAGCAGATCACCGGAGATAATCCTTATGAAATGCCGATGATGATCTTCCCTGCTGTTCACTATACGATGGGTGGACTTTGGGTAGACTATAATCTCATGACTACTGTTCCAGGACTATATGCGATGGGAGAGGCTAATTTTTCTGATCACGGTGCCAATCGCCTGGGTGCAAGTGCCTTGATGCAGGGATTAGCAGACGGATATTTTGTAATCCCTTACACGATTGGTGATTATCTCGCCGGCATGACCTGGGATAAAATCGGAACAGATCGTCCGGAGTTCAAACAGGCGATAGACGCTGTGAACGAGCGCGTCAACAAGTTGCTTTCCATAAAAGGAAAGAAGACTGTCGATGAGTTTCACCGTGAGCTTGGCCACATCATGTGGGAGTATTGCGGAATGTCGCGCAATGAAGCAGGATTGAAGATCGCGAAAGGAAAGATCCAGGAACTTAAAAAAGAATTCTGGTCGAATGTGAATGTACTTGGCTCTGCTGGAGAATTAAATCAGGAGCTTGAGAAGGCAGGTCGTGTGGCAGACTTTATTGAATTGGGTGAACTGATGGTAGACGACGCTCAAAGCCGTTCAGAATCATGCGGCGGTCACTTCCGTGAAGAATCCTCTACTCCTGATGGAGAGGCTATGCGTAAAGACGATCAGTTTGCATACGTAGCGGCATGGGAGTATAAAGGCGAGAATGTACAGGAAGAACTTCACAAGGAGGAATTGATTTTTGAGAATGTGAAGTTGACACAACGTTCATATAAATAG
- a CDS encoding LPP20 family lipoprotein, with protein MKKLIVIALIVASCGPAATQNKSKKKGKQENPKPAWLNAKPMTDQYYVGIGHGTKDGTSNYVQEAKKSALEDLVSEIKVNISSTSVLTSIDQNKEFRDKYEQMIQTTAADEIEEFESVDSWEDPVNYWVYYRLSKQRYHEIKEQQKRDAVTLALDFFTKAKESERGGNSIQALGFYYQGFRSVEKYLAEPITLTFEGKSIILTNEIYASMQGLLDNYQVTTTPSQLSLNRRVAQSNISVMAKAIDRKTKLPLGDLPLKAAFDKGSGDVFPTYKTDASGQAKILLTKIGSRDLEQTVGVSVDLLAFAGENPSPIFALISSKMTVPKASVLLSVQRPLVYISSVEKNFGVTKSNQQVTNKIKNFLTSQGFELTDEKKKAELLVDISTDSEKGAVSGSIYITYVTSVIRVSTGKENKEIYATTLERIKGYSLDYDRASQEAYNKSLDTLDKEKLPELLNAILQ; from the coding sequence TTGAAAAAACTAATTGTTATCGCTCTTATTGTTGCGAGTTGCGGACCTGCAGCTACCCAGAACAAATCAAAAAAGAAGGGCAAGCAGGAGAACCCTAAGCCAGCATGGCTGAATGCAAAGCCTATGACCGACCAGTATTATGTCGGAATCGGGCATGGCACAAAGGATGGAACCAGCAACTACGTTCAGGAAGCAAAGAAGAGTGCACTGGAAGATCTTGTTTCAGAGATAAAAGTTAATATTTCCTCTACCTCAGTGCTTACCTCGATCGATCAGAATAAAGAGTTCCGGGATAAGTATGAGCAGATGATCCAGACTACTGCCGCAGATGAGATTGAAGAATTTGAATCCGTTGATTCCTGGGAAGACCCGGTTAACTATTGGGTATACTATCGCCTGTCAAAGCAGCGCTATCATGAGATCAAGGAGCAGCAGAAGAGAGATGCGGTGACCCTTGCTCTTGATTTTTTTACAAAAGCAAAAGAATCAGAGCGTGGAGGTAATTCCATTCAGGCATTGGGTTTTTACTATCAGGGTTTCCGTTCTGTAGAGAAATATCTTGCAGAACCTATCACGCTGACGTTTGAAGGCAAGAGCATCATCCTTACCAATGAGATCTATGCAAGCATGCAGGGTCTGTTGGATAATTACCAGGTAACGACTACACCTTCACAGCTTTCACTGAATCGCAGAGTTGCACAAAGCAATATTTCAGTGATGGCGAAAGCTATTGACAGGAAGACAAAATTGCCGCTGGGAGATCTTCCTCTGAAAGCCGCTTTTGATAAAGGATCCGGTGATGTATTCCCAACCTATAAGACAGATGCTTCGGGCCAGGCAAAAATATTATTGACGAAGATCGGATCGCGTGATCTGGAACAGACAGTTGGAGTGAGTGTTGATCTGCTTGCTTTTGCAGGTGAAAATCCATCACCCATCTTCGCATTGATCTCATCTAAGATGACGGTGCCGAAGGCAAGCGTTCTGTTGTCAGTACAGAGACCATTGGTTTATATTTCATCCGTTGAAAAGAATTTTGGTGTAACAAAATCCAATCAGCAGGTAACAAACAAGATCAAGAATTTCCTTACCAGTCAGGGATTTGAATTAACCGATGAAAAGAAGAAGGCTGAGTTGCTGGTAGACATTTCAACGGATTCTGAAAAGGGAGCGGTGTCCGGCAGCATCTATATTACTTATGTGACGAGTGTGATTCGTGTCAGCACTGGTAAGGAGAATAAAGAAATTTATGCTACCACGCTGGAGCGGATAAAAGGATATAGCCTGGATTATGACAGGGCAAGTCAGGAGGCTTATAATAAGTCGCTGGACACGCTGGATAAGGAAAAGCTCCCTGAACTTTTAAACGCAATTTTGCAGTAA
- a CDS encoding T9SS type A sorting domain-containing protein, with protein sequence MKHPLLASFLLIVIAISPSFAQGPGGVSANLKAWYKGNVGTSGTAPVVLWNNQSPTIGIDALAVNGPTLLYKSINYNSALSFDGNNDIMRVPTGLLGTSTVDDVFVYIVSNAQVSTAGRTIFGENVSGERFQAHIPWADEVYWDFGACCGTGRVNTLTGWGATSNKYYSWALGSSTGTATPSGLRKSIYRDGLLIASSNSQDGVVGNNNPFDIGGNNGGEFYFGSIAELIVYTGVPSNTEFQKIQSYLAIKYGLMMDQTVPTDYISSSNATIYDADGSSSVAGYNNDIAGIGRDDASQLDQRRSMSSTGNDALIMSNGIPFGSSFANNNSFVVWGNDGNTLSSTSVNLPPGYLSRSARIWKTDALGTLGSISVRFLLNGGIINSGDPTNYALAVDNDSNFGTGATLYTTATLSGDTLTFSGVTFPVGSSFLTLAANIAPRPYPGGVAGNYLIWFRSDREVTGVSPVTGWGDQSIRNRDAVASNGPTFVDPRINFNPSLQFNGTSNFVEVTSGLFGASTYNSAFTYAVASTNTIADRNFFYEQLAGSANDRFSAHLPWSDSNVYYDFGTCCIEGRVNGNWGATVNEFNYWTMGSSTSTATPSGTRRFIYRNNTLTAANNNIDTGTGANSPFTLGSAGFANYYIGEVSEFFVSTNIPSLTELAQIHSYLSIKYGMHKPGNYLASDGSVIWDATTNSTYHNDVTAIGRDDNSDLLQKQSKSYNSDDIITIGAGPALTATNALNTGTFGGDKSFLVWGNNNGSISSNGGVDLPATILRRLQRAWKVVETGTSPPGTVRIRFETTVIPGTNDLQYVRLLVDDDGTFATGATLINPSFYDNTAKIVEFTHDFVMGTGYFFTLGSVNIAGAPLPVQLLSFTATPEKSAVQLAWSTETETRNNLFTIERAASDLKWEPVVTVQGAGNSNAKKDYAATDNRPFNGISFYRLKQTDFDGVSSYSKIVKVEINLGDQQLVIYPNPTKGDATLVIPSTVEVERVELFTSLGLKLNSISSVKSNGEVSIEMNSLPKGIYLVRVTGKNGYQKSVRLAVE encoded by the coding sequence TTGAAACACCCTTTACTTGCCTCTTTTCTTCTGATTGTCATTGCAATATCTCCCTCTTTCGCTCAGGGGCCAGGGGGAGTGTCTGCTAACCTCAAAGCCTGGTACAAAGGCAATGTAGGCACCAGTGGTACTGCGCCGGTAGTTCTCTGGAACAATCAGAGTCCAACGATAGGCATTGATGCCCTTGCTGTAAACGGTCCTACTCTTTTATATAAAAGCATAAATTATAACAGTGCCCTGTCATTTGACGGAAACAATGATATCATGCGTGTTCCAACCGGACTGTTGGGAACATCAACCGTTGATGATGTTTTTGTTTATATCGTCAGCAATGCCCAGGTATCCACTGCCGGAAGAACAATCTTTGGAGAGAATGTAAGCGGAGAAAGATTTCAAGCGCATATTCCCTGGGCAGATGAAGTTTATTGGGATTTTGGTGCATGTTGTGGAACAGGTCGTGTAAATACTTTAACAGGATGGGGAGCGACATCCAACAAATATTATTCATGGGCGTTGGGATCTTCCACAGGAACAGCAACACCTTCTGGCTTAAGAAAATCTATTTATCGTGATGGACTGCTCATCGCCTCAAGCAACAGTCAGGATGGAGTGGTGGGAAACAATAATCCATTCGACATCGGTGGTAATAACGGAGGCGAATTCTATTTTGGATCTATAGCAGAGCTTATTGTTTACACAGGAGTGCCTTCCAATACTGAATTCCAGAAGATACAATCGTATCTCGCTATTAAGTATGGTCTGATGATGGACCAAACGGTTCCTACCGATTATATCTCCTCTTCCAACGCAACAATTTATGATGCGGATGGATCTTCTTCTGTCGCTGGATATAATAATGACATCGCCGGCATCGGTCGTGATGATGCATCTCAGCTGGATCAACGCAGGTCCATGAGCTCTACCGGTAATGATGCGTTGATCATGAGCAACGGAATTCCTTTCGGAAGCAGCTTTGCCAACAATAACAGTTTTGTGGTTTGGGGAAATGATGGAAATACCCTTAGTTCAACTTCAGTGAATCTGCCTCCCGGTTATTTAAGCCGCTCTGCCCGCATCTGGAAAACAGACGCTTTGGGAACATTAGGATCCATATCGGTACGATTTCTTTTGAATGGAGGTATCATCAACTCAGGTGATCCAACCAACTATGCTTTGGCAGTTGACAACGATTCTAATTTTGGAACAGGGGCGACTCTATATACCACGGCAACACTTAGCGGAGATACCCTTACGTTTAGCGGAGTTACGTTTCCGGTAGGGTCAAGCTTTCTAACACTTGCAGCTAACATTGCGCCGAGACCATACCCGGGCGGTGTTGCTGGTAATTATCTTATCTGGTTCCGTTCAGATCGTGAAGTCACTGGTGTGTCGCCTGTAACGGGTTGGGGAGATCAAAGTATCCGCAATCGTGATGCGGTGGCTTCCAATGGACCGACCTTCGTTGATCCAAGAATTAACTTTAATCCATCACTTCAGTTTAACGGAACAAGCAACTTTGTGGAAGTTACTTCCGGATTGTTTGGTGCATCCACTTATAACAGTGCGTTCACCTATGCGGTAGCCAGCACCAACACTATTGCAGACAGAAATTTCTTTTACGAGCAGCTTGCAGGAAGTGCCAACGATCGGTTCAGTGCTCATCTTCCGTGGAGTGACAGTAATGTATACTATGATTTTGGAACCTGCTGTATAGAAGGACGGGTCAATGGAAACTGGGGTGCAACAGTAAATGAATTTAATTACTGGACCATGGGATCCAGCACATCCACTGCAACTCCATCAGGTACCAGAAGATTTATCTATAGAAATAATACGCTGACGGCAGCGAACAACAACATTGACACGGGAACAGGAGCTAATTCACCCTTTACCCTTGGCTCTGCTGGTTTTGCAAATTATTATATCGGTGAAGTATCAGAGTTCTTTGTTTCAACCAATATTCCTTCTTTAACGGAGCTTGCGCAAATTCATTCTTATCTGAGCATTAAGTATGGGATGCATAAACCAGGAAATTATCTGGCTTCGGATGGATCTGTCATCTGGGATGCAACCACCAACAGTACCTACCATAATGATGTAACGGCTATCGGACGTGACGATAATTCCGATTTGCTCCAGAAGCAATCGAAGAGCTATAACTCGGATGATATCATCACAATAGGAGCGGGACCGGCATTGACTGCAACCAATGCACTGAACACAGGTACCTTCGGTGGAGACAAAAGCTTTTTAGTATGGGGAAATAATAATGGATCCATTTCTTCCAATGGTGGTGTGGATCTTCCTGCAACGATATTAAGGAGATTACAACGTGCATGGAAAGTGGTGGAGACAGGAACATCACCTCCCGGGACGGTGCGTATTCGTTTTGAAACAACTGTTATTCCAGGTACCAATGATCTCCAGTATGTAAGATTATTGGTGGATGATGATGGAACATTTGCAACAGGAGCCACTCTCATCAACCCGTCATTCTATGATAACACAGCGAAGATCGTTGAGTTCACTCACGACTTTGTAATGGGCACGGGATATTTCTTTACACTGGGTTCTGTAAATATTGCCGGAGCTCCTTTGCCGGTTCAGCTGCTGAGCTTTACAGCAACTCCTGAGAAAAGTGCTGTTCAATTGGCTTGGAGTACCGAAACTGAAACCAGAAATAATCTATTCACCATTGAAAGAGCCGCTTCTGATTTAAAGTGGGAGCCTGTAGTAACAGTGCAGGGTGCTGGTAACAGTAATGCAAAGAAGGATTATGCAGCGACTGACAACAGACCGTTCAACGGCATATCTTTCTATCGCCTCAAGCAAACAGACTTTGATGGAGTTTCAAGCTATTCGAAGATCGTCAAAGTGGAAATTAATTTGGGTGATCAGCAACTTGTGATTTATCCTAACCCTACAAAAGGAGATGCAACATTGGTGATTCCTTCCACGGTTGAGGTTGAGCGGGTTGAATTGTTTACTTCTCTTGGATTAAAATTGAATTCTATTAGTTCTGTTAAGAGCAACGGAGAAGTAAGTATTGAAATGAATTCTCTACCGAAAGGCATTTATCTTGTGAGGGTGACAGGAAAAAATGGCTATCAAAAATCGGTAAGACTGGCGGTGGAATAA
- a CDS encoding succinate dehydrogenase cytochrome b subunit: MKWFLALFSSTLGRKVVMALTGLFLISFLVVHLIGNLQLLKDDGGHAFNVYADFMGHNPIIQTIAKGNFAFILIHIFWSLMLTIKNRKARGKGYDVPGKSSAWSSRNMGILGTIILVFLVIHLQHFWAQMHFGQMPVVNYDGKEVKDIYTLVNHWFHVPWYVTVYVFSMAAVAFHLVHGFQSAFQTLGLNHLKYNPIIKFVGYAYALIVPALFALIPVYMFFN, from the coding sequence ATGAAGTGGTTTCTTGCCCTGTTCTCCAGCACGCTGGGGAGAAAAGTTGTGATGGCTCTCACTGGCCTTTTTCTAATTTCTTTTTTAGTGGTTCACCTTATCGGAAACCTTCAGCTTTTGAAAGACGATGGCGGTCACGCTTTTAATGTGTACGCAGATTTTATGGGTCACAACCCAATCATTCAGACCATCGCAAAGGGTAATTTTGCCTTCATCCTCATTCACATTTTCTGGTCTCTGATGCTGACCATCAAAAACCGCAAGGCCCGTGGCAAGGGATATGATGTGCCGGGAAAATCTTCCGCGTGGTCTTCAAGAAATATGGGAATCCTCGGAACCATTATCCTTGTTTTCCTGGTGATTCACCTTCAGCACTTCTGGGCGCAGATGCACTTTGGCCAGATGCCTGTAGTCAACTATGACGGAAAAGAAGTTAAAGACATTTATACCCTTGTGAACCACTGGTTTCATGTTCCATGGTATGTAACGGTGTATGTATTCTCTATGGCTGCCGTAGCGTTTCACCTGGTTCATGGTTTTCAGAGCGCATTTCAGACGCTGGGCCTGAATCATTTAAAATACAATCCGATTATAAAATTCGTAGGATACGCTTATGCGTTGATTGTTCCTGCGCTGTTCGCATTGATTCCTGTTTATATGTTCTTTAACTAA
- a CDS encoding DUF3052 family protein has protein sequence MAGYSNTPLVQKLGIKPQHLIMVLAEPSTYWDEVSPLPEDVVVKKKPGKDPIDFIHLFVREKKVFEKELLKNKKFLSQNGMIWVSWPKKSSKVETDITEDVIRNFALKNGLVDIKVCAVNDVWSGLKLVIPVKERK, from the coding sequence ATGGCAGGCTACTCAAACACACCTCTCGTTCAAAAGCTTGGAATAAAACCACAACACCTTATCATGGTGCTTGCCGAACCTTCAACGTACTGGGATGAGGTCAGTCCTTTGCCTGAAGATGTTGTGGTGAAAAAGAAACCAGGAAAAGACCCGATTGATTTTATCCATCTATTTGTCAGGGAGAAAAAGGTTTTTGAAAAGGAACTGTTGAAGAATAAAAAGTTCCTCTCTCAGAATGGAATGATCTGGGTTTCGTGGCCTAAGAAATCTTCCAAGGTAGAAACGGATATAACGGAGGATGTGATACGGAATTTCGCATTGAAGAATGGATTAGTGGATATCAAGGTCTGTGCGGTGAATGATGTCTGGTCGGGTTTGAAGCTTGTGATACCGGTTAAGGAGCGAAAGTGA
- a CDS encoding sugar porter family MFS transporter, whose translation MQRSSNAFRNSIVAALGGFLFGFDTAVISGVEKSIQQLWSLSDFAHGFTVASALIGTVIGSLIAGAPAERFGRKKVLQAIGLLYVVTSLVTAFTPSWEPFVLFRFLGGIGVGASSVVGPMYISEISPAHSRGRLVGMFQFNVVLGILIAFVSNYLLNGISEESWRWMLGVQAVPSLIFFILVFVIPESPRWLMNHQREAEAKIVLEEIGEKDTTLAMNQIRESLHHEKGKEKEKLFSGNYNKPIFYAMVLATFNQFSGINAIMYYAPRIFEMTGLAKDTALLQAISIGVTNLVFTLLGVSLIDKFGRKTLLIVGSFGMVFFLGMVAYAFFTGDFGGYLVMIYLVGFIAFFAFSQGAVIWVFISEIFPNKVRSQGQTLGSFTHWIMAAAISWTFPIFAESSPLGGAYAFTFFSVMMFLHLFFAWKVLPETKGQSLEGIQQSLGIH comes from the coding sequence ATGCAACGTTCTTCTAATGCATTCCGGAATTCCATAGTCGCTGCTCTTGGAGGTTTTCTCTTTGGCTTTGATACCGCTGTTATTTCCGGAGTGGAAAAATCAATTCAGCAGCTCTGGTCACTGAGTGACTTTGCACATGGATTCACAGTGGCCTCTGCCCTCATTGGTACAGTCATCGGATCTTTGATAGCAGGCGCCCCTGCAGAACGCTTTGGAAGAAAGAAAGTCCTTCAGGCTATTGGCTTGCTGTATGTTGTCACCTCGTTGGTTACAGCTTTTACTCCATCATGGGAACCGTTTGTTCTATTCAGATTCCTGGGAGGGATTGGTGTAGGAGCTTCATCGGTGGTAGGACCTATGTACATCTCTGAAATTTCTCCTGCGCATTCACGCGGCCGACTGGTTGGAATGTTTCAATTCAATGTAGTGTTGGGTATTCTTATAGCATTTGTTTCTAATTATTTACTCAACGGCATCAGTGAGGAATCATGGCGATGGATGTTGGGTGTTCAGGCAGTTCCTTCTCTTATATTCTTCATACTGGTTTTCGTTATTCCTGAAAGCCCACGTTGGCTGATGAATCATCAACGTGAGGCGGAAGCAAAAATAGTTTTGGAAGAAATCGGAGAGAAAGACACGACGCTGGCGATGAACCAGATCCGCGAATCATTGCATCATGAAAAAGGAAAAGAGAAGGAGAAATTATTCTCCGGCAATTATAACAAGCCCATCTTCTACGCAATGGTCCTTGCCACATTTAATCAGTTTTCCGGCATCAATGCGATCATGTATTATGCACCCCGCATTTTCGAAATGACAGGACTTGCAAAAGACACTGCACTGCTGCAGGCAATCTCTATTGGAGTTACGAATCTGGTCTTTACATTATTAGGCGTTTCTCTCATTGATAAATTTGGAAGGAAGACACTCCTTATTGTTGGGTCATTTGGAATGGTATTCTTTTTAGGAATGGTGGCATACGCATTCTTTACAGGAGACTTCGGCGGATATCTTGTGATGATCTATCTCGTAGGATTCATTGCCTTCTTTGCTTTCTCTCAGGGAGCCGTCATCTGGGTTTTCATTTCTGAGATCTTCCCGAATAAAGTAAGGTCACAAGGCCAGACCCTTGGAAGCTTTACACATTGGATCATGGCAGCTGCGATCTCCTGGACCTTCCCGATCTTTGCAGAGTCATCACCTCTTGGCGGAGCATATGCTTTTACATTCTTCAGTGTGATGATGTTCCTTCATTTATTCTTTGCCTGGAAAGTATTACCTGAAACAAAGGGACAGTCGCTTGAAGGGATACAGCAGTCGCTGGGAATACACTAG
- a CDS encoding succinate dehydrogenase/fumarate reductase iron-sulfur subunit: MKISLKVWRQKGQNTKGEFKTYKLDHVSPDMSFLEMFDILNTDLIKKNEEPVAFDHDCREGICGMCSMYINGHPHGPQQTTTCQLHMRTFKDGDTITVEPWRAQAFPVIKDLVVDRTSFDRIQQAGGYVSVNTGGVPDGNVIPIPKKIADEAMDAATCIGCGACVAACKNASAMLFVSAKISQFALLPQGQPERKERAEKMVAQMDAEGFGSCTNTYACEAECPKGIKVTNIARMNREFLVASLTSYEIENSGGGD, encoded by the coding sequence ATGAAAATTTCTCTCAAAGTCTGGCGTCAAAAAGGTCAAAACACCAAAGGTGAATTCAAGACTTACAAACTGGATCACGTATCACCTGATATGTCTTTCCTGGAAATGTTTGACATCCTGAATACAGACCTGATCAAGAAGAATGAAGAGCCTGTAGCATTTGATCATGATTGCCGTGAAGGCATTTGTGGAATGTGCAGCATGTATATCAATGGACATCCTCATGGTCCGCAGCAAACAACAACATGCCAGTTGCACATGCGTACTTTCAAAGATGGTGATACCATTACAGTAGAGCCATGGAGAGCGCAGGCCTTTCCGGTGATAAAAGATCTGGTGGTAGACCGCACTTCTTTTGACAGGATACAACAGGCCGGTGGATACGTGTCTGTAAATACCGGTGGAGTTCCGGATGGCAATGTGATTCCGATCCCTAAAAAAATCGCTGACGAAGCAATGGATGCGGCAACATGTATTGGTTGTGGTGCATGTGTAGCGGCTTGCAAGAATGCTTCTGCTATGTTGTTTGTCAGTGCCAAGATCTCTCAATTCGCATTGTTACCTCAGGGCCAGCCTGAACGTAAGGAGCGCGCTGAGAAGATGGTAGCGCAGATGGATGCAGAAGGATTTGGATCTTGTACCAATACCTATGCATGTGAAGCTGAATGTCCAAAAGGTATTAAGGTGACGAACATCGCAAGAATGAACAGAGAATTCCTTGTGGCGTCCCTGACTTCGTATGAGATAGAGAATAGTGGAGGAGGAGATTAA